AGCAACCAACAGCCTCACTCTAGTGCTCTGAGGCAGCTCCCACTGATTTCTGTAGTGCTGGTGCAAGACAACTTTCCACTGGCATTAACCATCTGGCATCTGGATGCTGTGACATATATTCCGCATCCTCCCATTACACAAAGTGCATTAACAGCAGTTCCTGGTGCTGCTGAAGTGACAGAGATATTAGAGAGTTaggaataaatatataaaataaatacataaaaacaaggCTCAGTAATAAATAGTGGAAAGCATTCTAGACAGTGGCTCTGTGGTCAAAGCCAAAAAGAGTAGGATTCGCTTTCCAGCTTTTCCTTCTATGGGTCCTCAGTAAACTTCTTCCTTCCTGGACATCACCAGTATCTGCCCTATTCAGCCCCGTTTGGTTGCTTCCTTCATGGCTGGTTGTTTTCTTTATTCTGCAAGGCAACAGAATACAATATCGCATGTGAGAAATATTAGTAATTGCAAAACCTCATCCACATCTGATCTTTCTATACAATGCACTTTCATCCAGCCTTAATGAAAAGTTGCCAGTAATTTTGTATCAGTCTCTTGATACCTGTAACAGGTATCCTTGCTCCACACTAAGCCTAGCTGTCCATCTATATTAGCTCTTCTTTTGCCTGTGCACAATTAGGAAATGGACCAGGGAGGGTGGCAAGACTTCTATCTTCCCTTGTCCAGTACTGGCATTTCTTAAAGtgccagactagaatctgggagacccaggttcaaatcctcactcttccatggaagctggctgaatGACTCTGGGACAGTCAcagcctctcagcctaacctccctcacagggttgtgggaggagaaaatggaggataaGAGAATAACAAACGCTGCTTTAGGGCGAAAGGCAAGGCATAAATGAAATATGTGATGCAGGACTGTCTTGAACTGTTTTTTTGTTTCCCAAAAAGAGAAGAGTTGGCtttatcaaataaataaatcaatcacataaataaataaattataccccgcccttcagtacccaaaggagtcagcttacaatcgccttcctttcgtgtccccacaactgtgaagtaggtggggctgagagagctctgagagaactgtctcagtcacccagctggctttatatggaggtgtggggaatcaaacctagttctccagattagtctcTACTCActtgtttgaaaaaaaaacaaacccagatCAAGATCACATAGGGTTTGCCTATATCTACTGACAGTATACCTCTGCTGCTAAAGGATCCTGTTATATTATCCAAAGCTGCTTATTGGAATATCCAGAAATATACTTTGATGGATAAGATCCAAGACATTGCTTCCTAAATAAAGGTGAATTCCTAAGACTCCTTAAAAGCAAAGTCACTACACAAAGTCTTGTAATCCCAAAAGACATCAAAGTCTTCTTCAGGTCTTTTTCATATGAAGTCATTCTGAAGCCCACTCAACATCTGCTGTACGTACCTTTTCCAGAATCCTTTTGATAGCCACCTTGACCCAAGGTGCCTCAGGATCCAGACAGACTTCTCTCCCATCTGTGGTGGTGGCTCTGTTAGAAAACACAAAGATAAGCAGCCAGATAAGCAAAGGGCTCAGATACAACCAACAGCAACAAGAAAAGTAGAAGCCAGGGTGCACTTACATGACTTCAGTGTTGGCACAGTGAGGTCCCGCAGGGTAGAGATTTAGTCGGGCAAGGAGTTTTATGGGGATCCTGcctgaaaacaattcaacacaCTGGCAGCGCAGTTCTCCAGTCAGGGGGGCAGCTGTGAAAGAAAGGGACAGATGCCTCAGTGAGTGCTTAACCCAAACCTCCATTTTTCCGACACATAAAGCCTGGAGAACCTGCTGACATAGCTAAGAGCCCCAGGAGAACCCGTAGGAAGTCATTCTCTGCTGTCAGATGCAGCATTATAACTTCTCAAAAATTCAAATTAAAATCAAGTAAAGTTAGGTTTTTTCTTTAAATACAGTCTTCCTGGCTCTTCTCCAGAACAATGCCAAACATTTGGGCTTTCCCCTTGAGATTACTGGAATGCAAACCTCTTCTTGCTTTTGACCTCCCACACTGTTAGCCGAGTCGTCTCAAGTTTCGTCTTTTAGGAGTACATTGAAAAGTTTCCAAAAATTAATGCAAGCTGGAGCACAAACCAGGTACCTGAAGTTTAAATACAGGTGGCCCTGAACAGTGTGCTTCTAAGCATGTGCAAAGTGGACTTCTCTCACTACCGCACAACAGCCCACACAAATCTGGAATTCTGAACACTGGGCTATGTGGTTAAGTTTAGCAACATCATTTTAAGAAAATAATCTTTGCCCGCTTCCTCCAGCAGCCCGTAGCTGTATAAATGAAAGCATTGCATAATTTTTAAGAGAGAGTGTTTTCTAGTAAAGGTTAGTACTGGACTAACCATGAAGCacattggatgaccttgggccagtcagtgtCTCTCAGCTGAGCCTACCACACAGGGCTGCtgtcaggatttttaaaaaatgaggagaGGGCAAGGCAAACTATCGATGCTTCCCTAAGCTTCCTGGATGAAGAATGGGATAAAAAATTAAATAGCCAAATAGCGATTTTCTGCGCTAGGTTCTCTACAGTGATAGGCAATTGCCTCTCTGATTCTACAGGTATCACCAGAAAGATGTGCACAGGCTAAAAACCAAGAACCTACGAACAACAGGTCCATCATACCCAACAAGGAGTTTCTTTAATATGTTTTCTAGGGAACATTACTCAGGTCAGATTGCCACTATTAAATCCTCCCATCATTTGACAATACTAAACTCCTAAATGGAGTTTAAAATTAGATCCTGGAAAAATGATGGAAACCACCCAACAAAAATTGTGTACCTTTGATTCACCTGATTTGAATGGGACTTAAAGGGCTTGAATAGGACTTTGGCAGGATCACAGAACTGTTACTGATTCTCAGAGCCAAAATATGCATGAAATGGGAGGTGGGAAATCCTTCCCAAAAGAAACACTGCTGCTAACACCACCCAAGGGGATCAGAATCACAATCCTTGTACTGATTCATCACCACCACCTCACACTGCTTTTTGTCCCAACAGAGAAATTAAACAGAATATCCTCATCTTCCACTCATACCAGCCAGTTTCGTACTACCAGTCACTCATTCCCAGCCCAGTTATTGATATCACATGAAAATGGAAGCCCTTTCAGCCTCtgaactggaatgttttaaaaagGCAGTGTCTCTGAGCATATACAGAGTTCATTTCCCTCATTACCCGCAGTCCTTTCACATACATATTTGGAGCAAGGATGGGGAGAAAGAACTTCCAAATCTGAAATTCTACATAGACTGGAACCCCAAAGCACCTCTTCCTGCTCTTCGATGCCTCAGTCCTTCCAGGACCTTCCCTTTGGCCCTTCTCCTCCCCCATCCTACAGCTTAGTTTGTAGAACTATAATAACCCTGGTTTGGTTCAATCGGCAAAGGCAGCCGTGCCTCTGAGGATGTGCAGAGAGCATTTCCTGCAAGCCTGCCACACCCATCCAGCAGTTTTAGGTGAAGATGCTTTCCCAGAAGCTCTGCATTTCTTATTCAGTTCAGTAATAAATTTATTGTGCAAAGTCATTGGCCATTGCAATTACAGCaatttacaagttaaaagcagtcaaggaCTCTAAAATTAATACATTCAAATTTAGATTATTCAAAAATCTTAGTTACATACAGCAACCCTGTGATTCCATAATCAGGCTCTAATAGTCCAGTGAACCAACATCATTTTACTGTCTACTGGATACTGCCTTTGCCCTGATTTTACTAGCAaagcaaaaagtgctaccttatAAGAATCTGATAACAGAAATATTAGCTTATCCATATCAGAAGCCATATACAATTGATTTGTTATTTCAGTCAGAAACTCGCCTCTAGATTCTGAATACAGTGGGCAAACCATAACATAATGGAAGAGGTCTTCCACAGGAGTTTTGCACTTCTTATAAGaaacaccccaccccacacacacacaccatccccACCAAGGgtgggagaaagaaggagagcaGGCGAGCTGCGCTTTCCCCAATCTCCTCCGGGCAGAAAAAAGGAGAGTTTCTTCCCCCTCTTTGCCTCTCACCTCGGTTTGGCAAGATGGTCCCCGCCAGCAGGGAGAAGACGAGGATCAGGGCCAGTGGACGGCAGCAGAGGCTCATCATCTTGGCTTCTTGGTTTAGCGCGGAGGCTGCAGCGGCGTGCTCTGAGTGCTTCCATCCCTCTTCCTCGAGGCTTTTTAAAGGCGAGAGCCCGGGCTCGGTGTGGGGCAATCCCGGGCCGGAACTCACGCCCGACCCGGTGACTCAAGGCTCGCAGCGTTGGAGCCCTTCCCCACCCTGCGGGGTTTTCCTCGCACGTGCGAGGAGGACgccgggaagggggagggggccgAGAGTCCCGGGACGGAGCCCAAAAGGAAGCGGTCGCGGCGGGAGAGGAAAGGCGACGCACTGGAGGGTCGTTGCACACGTGACGCTGAGAGCAGGGCTGCCTGCAAGAGCCGTCACGTTCACGGGCGCCAGAAAAAGttatctcccccacacacactcacattcACGCGCATGCCTTTGCACGCCAGATTGTTTTCTCGTTTATGCTCTTCGGGTGCTCGGGGAAAGCCTATCCACAACTGACCATAAACACCATCTGGGAttagacctgtggtccatctcgGCCAGCGTCCTGTTAAACACCTTGGCCAATCAGTTGCCTCTTGGAGGGGCAACCAACTTGGCATAAAGGACAAGTCCCTGAGGTTGAGTCTTTGAACCAGTAATCAGAAGCTTGCTGCCTCTCTATAGGGAGGTTCCTTTTCATCTAGGGGTGTGTGCCAGCCcctaggtgggacctgaggatcccctggaatcacagtTTATCTCCAGTTCAGTACCActaaagaaaatggatgctttggagggtgggatctatggcactgtaccctgctgaggtctgtcCTCCTCAGGGTCATCCCCATATTTCCAGGGGGTTCCCAACCTGAATCCGGGAACCCCATTTTCATTCTTATGGCTAGCaatcattgatggacctctcctttGCTGAATCTTTGCTATCTATGCTCGTGGAGGTcactatggcagtgaattccacagattAATCCCTTGTGGAGTAAAGAAGGGTTTCCTTTCATCCATCCAGAATCTACTGCCCATGGGTTTCatccctgagttctagtattatggagaggaaggaaagtttaaaAGACATTGGGGaaagatagggctttttttgagcagaaacgcacaggaacacagttctggctggttgtaggggtgtggcctaatatgcaaattaattcctgctgagctttttcctacaaaaagccctgtgtgaaacaatggtgatgtcagggagtgtggcctaatatgcatatgagttcctgctgggcttttcctacgaaaaaagccctggaaaaagaGGCATGAATAGAATTGTTACATTGCTGCTATCCCTAGCAGCATTTTTCCTGGGAATGAAAAGAATTAACTGTGCCAGAGGTTAGGTCTGACTGTATATAATTTCAAAGCAAAACAAGAGTTAACACTATAAAAATTATCCTACAATCTGTTCAATAGTTTAGAATGAACCTGGTTGCAACACATGAAACAGCAGATATTCCATGCCACCTTAACAGACATGCACTTTTATGGACAGGTGCAACAGCATGAAAGCACATTTCTCACCACCCAACGCCCCCCCACGTAAAATAATAGGAACATTAACTTACCATCAAGTTGCACCAGTTATTAGATTGTGATAAATAAGGACACTTTATTGTATGTAAGGCTGACAACAAGGATAATGTATGTCAAGAAAGCTGAAAAGCAGTAGAATTGTGAATATTGTTAACCCAGTCCTGTCGATTATTCTAGAACTTGGAACAGCTCACTGCTACAGAATATGGGGATGGCCACTACTATGGGTGGCCTAAAAGGGGAATTAGACAAATCCATAGAAGACAAATTAGCCATGATGGTTAAATGGATCCACCATGtttggatagatccaggtggacagccatgttggtctgaagcaaaagaacaaagtaggagtccagtagcacttgttggtcttaaaggtgctactggaggcCTACTTCATCATGTTCCTTTGAATACTAGGAGCATGAGGGGGGAGAGACAATAAGGGGAAGAGGTGACCCTGCTTATGGGTCTCCCAAGTACTTCTAGTTGCCTGCTGTGGGAAGGATGTGGGaccatggtctgatccagcaaagctaattttctgctctt
The sequence above is a segment of the Heteronotia binoei isolate CCM8104 ecotype False Entrance Well chromosome 15, APGP_CSIRO_Hbin_v1, whole genome shotgun sequence genome. Coding sequences within it:
- the LOC132584143 gene encoding alveolar macrophage chemotactic factor-like isoform X2; translated protein: MSLCCRPLALILVFSLLAGTILPNRAAPLTGELRCQCVELFSGRIPIKLLARLNLYPAGPHCANTEVIATTTDGREVCLDPEAPWVKVAIKRILEKNKENNQP
- the LOC132584143 gene encoding interleukin-8-like isoform X1, which produces MEVWVKHSLRHLSLSFTAAPLTGELRCQCVELFSGRIPIKLLARLNLYPAGPHCANTEVIATTTDGREVCLDPEAPWVKVAIKRILEKNKENDQP